One Dioscorea cayenensis subsp. rotundata cultivar TDr96_F1 chromosome 15, TDr96_F1_v2_PseudoChromosome.rev07_lg8_w22 25.fasta, whole genome shotgun sequence genomic region harbors:
- the LOC120277022 gene encoding galactan beta-1,4-galactosyltransferase GALS3-like, which translates to MSKEKSVVMGIVWSLVDVKLLITTILILCSIATFLQLLPSTSSFLSCLSSQPPQPLNFTIPKPPQETLTSSSGVLKRSFNPIGSAAYLFIQMGAYRGGANSFAVVGLGSKPLHVFSKPTFTCVWTPTKDSTINSSKTTVGSKILPDWGYGRVYTVVVVNCSFPEDINVDGSGGQLTIHTTTGAQGDDKVESFVALEESPGSFNVTELTAAPPKYDILYCGSSLYGNLSPQRVREWMAYHARLFGPRAHFVFHDAGGVHPAVLDVLRPWMELGLITLHDIREQEKFDGYYHNQFLVVNDCLHRYRHAAKWMFFFDIDEFLYVEPKATLRSLLDSLSGYTQFTIEQMPMSSELCLSSDSGKTSRLWGFEKLVYRDVKRGVRRDRKYAIQPGNVFATGVHMSQDVIGRTLHKLDGRIKYFHYHGTIAQRREPCRNFVNVTVTDDLVVESTPYVFDDTLRSIVGSVKRYEYKAIGSRLGRTRQ; encoded by the exons ATGTCCAAAGAGAAGAGCGTGGTGATGGGCATTGTATGGAGCTTAGTCGACGTCAAGCTCCTTATCACCACCATCCTCATCCTCTGCTCCATTGCCACATTCCTCCAGCTCCTCCCTTCTACCTCTTCCTTCCTCTCTTGCCTCTCCTCTCAACCCCCTCAACCTCTCAACTTCACCATTCCCAAACCCCCACAAGAAACACTAACCTCAAGCTCCGGCGTTCTCAAGCGCTCCTTCAACCCCATCGGCTCCGCCGCCTATCTCTTCATCCAAATGGGCGCTTACCGCGGCGGCGCCAACTCCTTCGCCGTCGTCGGCCTTGGCTCCAAACCCCTCCACGTCTTCTCCAAACCAACCTTCACTTGCGTCTGGACCCCTACCAAAGACTCCACCATCAACTCCTCCAAAACCACCGTCGGCTCTAAGATCCTCCCTGACTGGGGCTACGGCCGTGTCTACACTGTCGTCGTCGTCAATTGTTCCTTCCCGGAGGACATCAACGTTGACGGATCCGGCGGCCAGCTAACCATCCACACCACCACAGGAGCTCAAGGCGACGATAAAGTTGAGAGCTTTGTTGCTTTAGAAGAGTCACCGGGGAGCTTCAACGTCACTGAACTCACGGCGGCGCCGCCCAAGTACGACATCCTCTACTGCGGCTCGTCTTTGTATGGCAACTTGAGTCCTCAGAGAGTCCGAGAATGGATGGCGTACCACGCGCGGCTGTTCGGCCCACGCGCGCACTTCGTGTTCCACGACGCCGGCGGTGTTCACCCGGCCGTGCTCGACGTGCTGAGACCGTGGATGGAGTTGGGTCTGATCACGTTACATGACATTAGAGAGCAAGAGAAGTTTGATGGGTATTATCATAACCAGTTCCTTGTTGTTAATGATTGCTTGCATAGATATCGGCATGCGGCTAAGTGGATGTTCTTCTTTGACATCGATGAGTTCCTTTATGTTGAGCCTAAAGCTACGCTTAGATCTTTGTTGGATTCTTTGTCGGGTTACACGCAGTTTACTATTGAGCAAATGCCAATGTCCAGCGAGCTCTGTCTTTCATCTGATTCAGGGAAAACGTCAAG GTTGTGGGGGTTTGAGAAGTTGGTGTACAGGGATGTGAAGAGAGGTGTGCGAAGGGATCGGAAGTATGCGATCCAGCCGGGAAACGTGTTCGCAACGGGCGTGCACATGTCGCAGGACGTGATAGGGCGCACGTTGCATAAGTTGGACggtcgaattaagtattttcactacCACGGAACGATTGCTCAACGCCGAGAGCCTTGCCGCAATTTTGTGAACGTTACCGTTACCGACGACTTGGTTGTCGAGAGCACGCCTTACGTTTTCGATGATACGCTCCGCTCGATCGTTGGTAGTGTGAAACGGTATGAGTACAAGGCTATTGGGTCACGCCTTGGCCGAACGAGACAATAA
- the LOC120277575 gene encoding GTPase activating protein 1-like: MKCMLGLLKVKVIRGINLAYRDTKGSDPYVVLRFGHQKLKTSVKKSNVNPEWNEYLTLSISEPIHPIKIEVFDKDTFTRDDEMGDAEFGIRPLVDCAQMNLEGMADGSVIRSVLPYRHNCLLKESPIVWNDGTLTQDVALKLRNVESGEIELQLQWVQIPSSAHSL; encoded by the exons atgaaatgcatgtTAGGGTTGTTAAAGGTGAAGGTCATCCGTGGCATCAACCTCGCCTACCGTGATACCAAGGGGAGTGACCCTTATGTGGTTCTACGATTTGGTCATCAG AAACTTAAGACGAGTGTAAAAAAGTCAAATGTCAATCCGGAGTGGAATGAATACCTCACGCTATCAATATCAGAACCCATTCATCCTATAAAAATA GAAGTATTCGATAAAGATACATTTACACGTGACGACGAAATGGGCGATGCCGAGTTTGGAATAAGGCCTCTTGTGGATTGTGCTCAGATGAACCTTGAAGGCATGGCAGATGGGTCTGTAATAAGGAGTGTCTTGCCCTATAGACACAACTGTTTGCTTAAAGAGAGTCCTATTGTTTGGAATGATGGAACTCTAACACAAGATGTTGCCCTAAAGCTTAGAAATGTTGAGAGTGGTGAAATTGAATTACAACTTCAGTGGGTTCAAATTCCTTCTTCCGCTCACTCTTTGTAG
- the LOC120277024 gene encoding protein CHLOROPLAST ENHANCING STRESS TOLERANCE, chloroplastic: MALHLRFPNVQTLTLTLNRHTNPRPLAPILSIPVLLSTRHSLPLHHRRSTTRLLASVDQEETQLPVASDELQDASPEDLECVKDIQRVLDLLRKNRDMTIGEVKLVLLIEDSSFSERKRLLDIDDPDDEITKENLIDALQEVIDGKIPKDTAVLKLLAAEMNEWPDLEVEAPKKGMRSKSLYAKVTDTGVDPAEAAKRLNLDWDSAADIEEEDDEDEVEVPPVLGYGALYLVTALPVLIGISVVLILFYNSLQ; this comes from the exons ATGGCACTCCATCTTCGATTCCCCAAtgtccaaaccctaaccctaaccctcaATCGCCACACCAATCCTCGCCCTCTTGCCCCCATTCTCTCCATCCCCGTCCTTCTCTCCACCCGCCATTCCCTGCCTCTCCACCACCGCCGCTCCACTACCCGCCTTCTCGCCTCTGTCGACCAGGAAGAGACCCAGCTTCCTGTTGCTAGTGATGAGCTGCAAGATGCTAGCCCTGAGGACTTGGAATGCGTTAAGGATATCCAACGA GTGCTGGATCTTCTAAGGAAGAACAGAGACATGACCATTGGTGAG GTTAAGTTAGTTCTTTTGATTGAGGATTCTAGTTTTTCTGAGCGCAAGAGATTGCTTGATATTGATGATCCTGATGATGAAATTACCAAGGAAAACTTGATTGATGCTTTGCAAGAG GTGATTGATGGAAAAATTCCGAAAGACACAGCTGTTCTTAAGTTGCTTGCTGCAGAGATGAATGAATGGCCTGATCTTGAG GTTGAAGCACCAAAAAAGGGTATGCGCAGCAAATCCCTTTATGCCAAAGTAACTGACACCGGAGTAGATCCAGCTGAAGCTGCCAAGAGACTTAATCTGGACTGGGACTCAGCTGCTGACATtgaggaggaagatgatgaagatgaggttGAAGTGCCTCCGGTTTTG GGATATGGCGCTCTTTACTTGGTGACCGCTTTGCCTGTTCTGATTGGAATCTCTGTCGTGCTAATTTTATTCTATAATTCTCTCCAGTAG
- the LOC120276816 gene encoding DNA-3-methyladenine glycosylase 1-like, which yields MCTSKIKSGHAGVMDINGRPVLQPGGNRVSVLAKKPVQKLIVNDNINNNNNNNANEVINAKVSPPVSPKPKPQLKRNNSVDVNGLKRFIGGIQVGFQFESCVTEMAPPGSIAAAQREQASLLQVQRKMKIAHYGRVSASKVAPFDSSHGVPQEEKRCSFITVNSDPVYVAYHDEEWGVPVHEDKMLFELLALAGAQVGSDWTTILKKRQSFREAFAGFDAEKVAMFTEKQILAISSDHRIDLAKVRGIIDNAKRILEVRKEFGSLDKYLWGFVNHKPIITNYKSCRKIPAKTSKSEAISKDLLRRGFRFVGPTIVHSFMQVAGLTNDHLVHCPRHHSLTINTP from the exons ATGTGCACCTCCAAGATCAAGTCCGGCCATGCCGGAGTCATGGACATCAACGGAAGGCCAGTCTTACAGCCCGGTGGCAACCGTGTCTCAGTCCTTGCCAAGAAGCCTGTCCAAAAGCTCATTGTcaatgataatattaataataataataataataatgctaaTGAGGTGATCAATGCCAAGGTCTCTCCTCCAGTTTCACCAAAGCCTAAACCTCAGCTGAAGAGAAACAACAGTGTTGATGTTAATGGTTTGAAGAGATTCATTGGAGGAATTCAAGTTGGTTTTCAGTTTGAGTCTTGTGTCACTGAAATGGCACCGCCGGGAAGCATTGCCGCTGCGCAAAGAGAGCAAGCTTCATTGCTGCAAGTGCAAAGGAAAATGAAGATTGCTCACTATGGAAGGGTTTCAGCTTCCAAGGTTGCTCCTTTTGATTCTTCTCATGGAGTTCCTCAGGAGGAGAAGAGATGTAGCTTTATTACAGTTAATTCAG ATCCTGTGTATGTTGCTTACCATGATGAGGAATGGGGTGTGCCTGTACATGAAGACAA GATGTTGTTTGAGTTACTAGCTTTAGCAGGGGCTCAAGTTGGGTCAGACTGGACTACAATATTGAAAAAACGCCAGAGTTTCAG GGAAGCGTTTGCAGGGTTTGATGCAGAGAAGGTGGCAATGTTTACAGAGAAGCAAATACTAGCTATCAGCTCCGATCACCGGATTGATTTAGCTAAAGTTCGTGGCATTATTGACAATGCTAAACGTATTCTTGAG GTGAGAAAAGAGTTTGGGTCATTGGACAAGTATCTTTGGGGGTTTGTAAACCACAAGCCAATCATCACCAATTACAAGTCATGTAGGAAAATCCCTGCCAAGACATCCAAGTCTGAGGCTATTAGCAAAGATCTCCTCCGGCGAGGATTCCGGTTCGTCGGACCGACCATAGTCCATTCCTTCATGCAGGTAGCCGGACTCACCAATGACCATCTTGTCCATTGCCCTCGCCACCATTCATTAACCATTAACACACCTTGA
- the LOC120277023 gene encoding uncharacterized protein LOC120277023 isoform X2: MGIESLTSLQQPTMYPSTIASKNNEPATEEDFGDIDEDNLFSLGSLAPTNLQKLHQQEDYGFDAYLNFPMEMEKQISVDPASIKGITKVNNNHYKPKFISASLPCSTSSSPRSDSVLIKSMMKWKGHNQTSLFSRQRSTALHRSSLQQSTNLRKSKSCGEGRSCMPSDEFVDILSRRFSFQQQPSENGVQVLYECKDDDDDVKDCNKDQEYEVEKEEEEAEPHVEEESFKCGALCLFLPGLSKKKSAMPAIKMREDQVSVASRVVSLEKFECGSWSSSPVLHGDENSESIRSYFDLPLELIKSSANEANSPVKAAFLFDKDRKGVLKKCSSRSAPRKSHESSNRHVRFSTSAPMSYPPSPTSACITPRLLKAREDFNAFLEAQSV, translated from the exons ATGGGAATTGAGTCATTGACCTCTCTCCAG CAACCAACCATGTATCCCTCCACCATTGCATCAAAAAACAATGAACCAGCAACTGAAGAAGATTTTGGTGACATTGACGAAGACAACCTCTTCAGCCTTGGAAGCTTAGCTCCTACTAATCTTCAGAAGCTCCATCAACAagaggattatggttttgatgcaTACTTGAATTTTCCGATGGAGATGGAGAAGCAGATATCAGTGGATCCAGCATCAATCAAGGGAATAACAAAGGTTAACAACAACCATTATAAGCCTAAGTTCATCAGTGCCAGCCTCCCATGTTCAACGAGCTCATCACCTCGTTCTGATTCAGTATTGATCAAGAGCATGATGAAATGGAAGGGTCACAATCAGACATCTCTCTTTTCTCGCCAGCGTTCCACTGCATTGCACAGATCATCACTGCAACAAAGCACAAACTTACGCAAAAGTAAGTCTTGTGGTGAAGGGAGATCATGCATGCCATCTGATGAGTTTGTTGATATCTTGTCAAGGAGGTTCAGCTTTCAACAGCAGCCTTCAGAGAATGGAGTTCAAGTTCTTTACGAAtgcaaagatgatgatgatgatgttaagGACTGTAACAAGGATCAAGAATATgaagtagaaaaagaagaagaagaagcagaaccACATGTTGAAGAAGAAAGCTTCAAATGTGGCGCATTGTGCTTGTTCTTGCCAGGTCTTTCAAAGAAGAAGTCAGCAATGCCAGCCATTAAAATGAGAGAAGATCAAGTAAGTGTGGCTTCCAGGGTTGTCTCCCTTGAAAAATTTGAATGTGGGTCATGGTCTTCTTCTCCTGTGTTGCATGGTGATGAAAATAGTGAAAGTATTAGGTCTTATTTTGATCTGCCATTGGAGCTGATAAAGAGCTCTGCAAATGAAGCCAACTCTCCAGTTAAGGCAGCCTTTCTGTTTGACAAAGATAGGAAGGGGGTACTGAAGAAGTGCTCATCAAGGTCAGCCCCAAGGAAGTCTCATGAATCATCAAACCGTCATGTTAGGTTCTCTACTTCAGCTCCAATGTCTTACCCCCCATCTCCAACCTCTGCCTGCATAACTCCCAGGCTTCTCAAAGCCAGAGAAGATTTCAATGCTTTCTTAGAAGCTCAGAGTGTTTGA
- the LOC120276918 gene encoding protein RICE SALT SENSITIVE 3-like isoform X2, whose protein sequence is MGKVASDKCHKWVFKEPSECEPNISNYWQSSFDALPSEWTDQFASGIQTIAVIQAGHGLLQLGSCKIIPEDLHFVLRMRHMFESLGYQSGFYLSQLFSSTRNTSPSSSTTPLKQMPTRPPPPPIFNWSHAPLPATMPLTMPNFPRMAPPNNKEDTHLFLLPHSSEAPMEDMIPDHDADLKWPNGLSFFTALTGRPDDAKLLFGSEGLGNKSAPQQSQEAEDYLSLESNSNKARKMENTSKFKRSFTLPARMTSSSASSSSLDHHHHHHHQQHQQQQQQQHQASTPHAMEYRGSEAGIYSDIMETFLD, encoded by the exons ATGGGAAAGGTGGCCTCTGATAAGTGTCACAAATGGGTTTTCAAAGAACCTTCTGAATGCGAGCCCAACATTTCTAACTACTGGCAGAGCTCCTTTGATGCT CTTCCTTCTGAATGGACTGACCAATTTGCTTCTGGAATACAG acTATAGCTGTGATTCAAGCTGGACATGGACTTCTGCAGCTTGGCTCTTGCAAGATT ATACCTGAAGACCTGCACTTTGTGCTGAGAATGAGACACATGTTTGAGTCACTGGGTTATCAATCAGGCTTCTATCTTTCCCAGCTCTTCTCCTCCACTAGAAACACTTCTCCATCATCATCCACAACTCCATTGAAGCAAATGCCTACacgtcctcctcctcctccaatcTTCAACTGGAGCCATGCACCACTCCCTGCAACCATGCCACTCACCATGCCCAACTTTCCAAGAATGGCACCACCCAACAACAAAGAGGACACTCATCTCTTCCTTCTTCCCCACTCCTCTGAAGCTCCAATGGAGGACATGATCCCTGACCATGATGCAGACCTTAAATGGCCTAACGGCCTGTCCTTCTTCACTGCACTCACTGGCAGACCAGATGATGCCAAACTTTTGTTTGGCTCTGAAGGTTTAGGAAACAAGTCAGCACCACAACAGAGCCAAGAAGCTGAAGACTACCTGAGCCTGGAGAGCAATTCCAACAAAGCTCGGAAGATGGAAAACACCAGCAAGTTCAAGAGGAGCTTCACTTTACCTGCCAGAATGACTTCTTCTTcagcctcttcttcttctttagatcatcaccatcaccatcaccatcagcagcatcagcaacaacaacaacaacaacaccaagCTTCAACACCTCATGCCATGGAATACAGAGGTTCCGAGGCTGGCATCTACTCTGATATAATGGAAACCTTCTTAGATTGA
- the LOC120277023 gene encoding uncharacterized protein LOC120277023 isoform X1: MGIESLTSLQSKWLIVLSTITQQPTMYPSTIASKNNEPATEEDFGDIDEDNLFSLGSLAPTNLQKLHQQEDYGFDAYLNFPMEMEKQISVDPASIKGITKVNNNHYKPKFISASLPCSTSSSPRSDSVLIKSMMKWKGHNQTSLFSRQRSTALHRSSLQQSTNLRKSKSCGEGRSCMPSDEFVDILSRRFSFQQQPSENGVQVLYECKDDDDDVKDCNKDQEYEVEKEEEEAEPHVEEESFKCGALCLFLPGLSKKKSAMPAIKMREDQVSVASRVVSLEKFECGSWSSSPVLHGDENSESIRSYFDLPLELIKSSANEANSPVKAAFLFDKDRKGVLKKCSSRSAPRKSHESSNRHVRFSTSAPMSYPPSPTSACITPRLLKAREDFNAFLEAQSV, encoded by the exons ATGGGAATTGAGTCATTGACCTCTCTCCAG AGCAAATGGCTGATCGTGCTCTCCACCATCACCCAA CAACCAACCATGTATCCCTCCACCATTGCATCAAAAAACAATGAACCAGCAACTGAAGAAGATTTTGGTGACATTGACGAAGACAACCTCTTCAGCCTTGGAAGCTTAGCTCCTACTAATCTTCAGAAGCTCCATCAACAagaggattatggttttgatgcaTACTTGAATTTTCCGATGGAGATGGAGAAGCAGATATCAGTGGATCCAGCATCAATCAAGGGAATAACAAAGGTTAACAACAACCATTATAAGCCTAAGTTCATCAGTGCCAGCCTCCCATGTTCAACGAGCTCATCACCTCGTTCTGATTCAGTATTGATCAAGAGCATGATGAAATGGAAGGGTCACAATCAGACATCTCTCTTTTCTCGCCAGCGTTCCACTGCATTGCACAGATCATCACTGCAACAAAGCACAAACTTACGCAAAAGTAAGTCTTGTGGTGAAGGGAGATCATGCATGCCATCTGATGAGTTTGTTGATATCTTGTCAAGGAGGTTCAGCTTTCAACAGCAGCCTTCAGAGAATGGAGTTCAAGTTCTTTACGAAtgcaaagatgatgatgatgatgttaagGACTGTAACAAGGATCAAGAATATgaagtagaaaaagaagaagaagaagcagaaccACATGTTGAAGAAGAAAGCTTCAAATGTGGCGCATTGTGCTTGTTCTTGCCAGGTCTTTCAAAGAAGAAGTCAGCAATGCCAGCCATTAAAATGAGAGAAGATCAAGTAAGTGTGGCTTCCAGGGTTGTCTCCCTTGAAAAATTTGAATGTGGGTCATGGTCTTCTTCTCCTGTGTTGCATGGTGATGAAAATAGTGAAAGTATTAGGTCTTATTTTGATCTGCCATTGGAGCTGATAAAGAGCTCTGCAAATGAAGCCAACTCTCCAGTTAAGGCAGCCTTTCTGTTTGACAAAGATAGGAAGGGGGTACTGAAGAAGTGCTCATCAAGGTCAGCCCCAAGGAAGTCTCATGAATCATCAAACCGTCATGTTAGGTTCTCTACTTCAGCTCCAATGTCTTACCCCCCATCTCCAACCTCTGCCTGCATAACTCCCAGGCTTCTCAAAGCCAGAGAAGATTTCAATGCTTTCTTAGAAGCTCAGAGTGTTTGA
- the LOC120277576 gene encoding peroxidase 7-like, whose amino-acid sequence MAKHLSLHLLILLLLHATTSMAVHHIETGANELSFTYYAKSCPTMEAVVHNKVAQWIKTDLTLAPAIIRLHFHDCAIRGCDASILLNHAGSERLAKGSRTLRGFNVINDIKQELERRCPKTVSCADILTSAARDATLKVGGPFWEVPYGRKDGRVSKAKEAELVPMGHENITQLIDFFQARGLNPLDLVVLSGSHTIGRSTCSSFQNRLYNFTSKGKPDPTIDPKYLKFLKKKCRGSTMSKYAPLDATTPTKFDAVYYENLERRMGLLSTDQLLYSDMRTAPIVAALASQPMLFSQQFAVSMVNLGNVQVLTGNQGEIRTNCNFVNL is encoded by the exons ATGGCTAAACATCTTTCACTCCACCTTctcattctccttcttctccatgcCACCACATCCATGGCTGTTCATCATATTGAAACTGGGGCCAATGAACTATCTTTCACTTACTATGCCAAGTCTTGTCCCACCATGGAAGCCGTTGTTCACAACAAAGTAGCTCAATGGATCAAAACAGACCTCACTCTTGCACCAGCCATCATCAGACTTCACTTCCATGACTGTGCTATAAGA ggttgtgatgcATCCATTCTACTTAACCATGCTGGGAGTGAGAGGCTAGCAAAAGGTAGCAGAACTCTAAGAGGGTTCAATGTGATCAATGATATCAAGCAAGAGTTGGAAAGGAGATGCCCCAAGACTGTTTCATGTGCTGACATTCTCACTTCTGCTGCTAGAGATGCCACTCTTAAG GTTGGAGGTCCATTTTGGGAGGTCCCTTATGGTAGGAAAGATGGCCGTGTATCAAAGGCTAAGGAAGCTGAACTGGTTCCCATGGGCCATGAGAACATCACACAGCTCATTGACTTCTTTCAAGCCAGAGGCTTGAACCCACTTGACCTTGTTGTGCTTTCAG GATCACACACCATTGGACGAAGCACATGTAGCTCCTTTCAGAACAGACTTTATAACTTCACAAGCAAAGGGAAACCAGACCCAACCATTGATCCAAAATATCTCAagttcttgaagaagaaatgcaGAGGTTCAACTATGTCAAAGTACGCCCCTCTTGATGCTACTACACCAACTAAGTTTGATGCTGTGTATTATGAGAATTTAGAGAGGAGGATGGGGTTGTTGTCCACTGATCAGTTGTTGTATTCTGATATGAGGACTGCACCCATTGTTGCTGCACTTGCTTCACAGCCAATGCTTTTCTCTCAGCAGTTTGCAGTGTCTATGGTGAACCTTGGGAATGTTCAAGTGCTCACTGGAAACCAAGGGGAGATCAGAACCAACTGCAATTTTGTTAACCTTTGA
- the LOC120276918 gene encoding protein RICE SALT SENSITIVE 3-like isoform X1, whose translation MVGSGAGGGAGGGDTGTRSKEAVGMMALHEALRNVCLNSDWTYSVFWTIRPRPRCRGGNGCKVGDDNGSLMLMWEDGFCRTRVAECLEDIDGEDPVRKAFSKMSIQLYNYGEGLMGKVASDKCHKWVFKEPSECEPNISNYWQSSFDALPSEWTDQFASGIQTIAVIQAGHGLLQLGSCKIIPEDLHFVLRMRHMFESLGYQSGFYLSQLFSSTRNTSPSSSTTPLKQMPTRPPPPPIFNWSHAPLPATMPLTMPNFPRMAPPNNKEDTHLFLLPHSSEAPMEDMIPDHDADLKWPNGLSFFTALTGRPDDAKLLFGSEGLGNKSAPQQSQEAEDYLSLESNSNKARKMENTSKFKRSFTLPARMTSSSASSSSLDHHHHHHHQQHQQQQQQQHQASTPHAMEYRGSEAGIYSDIMETFLD comes from the exons atGGTGGGCTCAGGAGCAGGAGGAGGAGCAGGAGGAGGTGATACAGGGACAAGGAGCAAGGAGGCAGTGGGGATGATGGCCCTCCATGAAGCACTACGCAACGTTTGCCTTAACTCGGACTGGACTTACTCTGTTTTCTGGACTATAAGACCACGCCC AAGGTGTAGAGGTGGAAATGGATGCAAGGTGGGAGATGATAATGGCAGCTT gATGTTGATGTGGGAGGATGGGTTTTGCCGGACAAGGGTGGCAGAGTGCTTGGAAGACATTGATGGTGAGGATCCAGTGCGCAAAGCTTTCAGCAAGATGTCCATTCAACTCTACAATTATGGAGAAGG GTTGATGGGAAAGGTGGCCTCTGATAAGTGTCACAAATGGGTTTTCAAAGAACCTTCTGAATGCGAGCCCAACATTTCTAACTACTGGCAGAGCTCCTTTGATGCT CTTCCTTCTGAATGGACTGACCAATTTGCTTCTGGAATACAG acTATAGCTGTGATTCAAGCTGGACATGGACTTCTGCAGCTTGGCTCTTGCAAGATT ATACCTGAAGACCTGCACTTTGTGCTGAGAATGAGACACATGTTTGAGTCACTGGGTTATCAATCAGGCTTCTATCTTTCCCAGCTCTTCTCCTCCACTAGAAACACTTCTCCATCATCATCCACAACTCCATTGAAGCAAATGCCTACacgtcctcctcctcctccaatcTTCAACTGGAGCCATGCACCACTCCCTGCAACCATGCCACTCACCATGCCCAACTTTCCAAGAATGGCACCACCCAACAACAAAGAGGACACTCATCTCTTCCTTCTTCCCCACTCCTCTGAAGCTCCAATGGAGGACATGATCCCTGACCATGATGCAGACCTTAAATGGCCTAACGGCCTGTCCTTCTTCACTGCACTCACTGGCAGACCAGATGATGCCAAACTTTTGTTTGGCTCTGAAGGTTTAGGAAACAAGTCAGCACCACAACAGAGCCAAGAAGCTGAAGACTACCTGAGCCTGGAGAGCAATTCCAACAAAGCTCGGAAGATGGAAAACACCAGCAAGTTCAAGAGGAGCTTCACTTTACCTGCCAGAATGACTTCTTCTTcagcctcttcttcttctttagatcatcaccatcaccatcaccatcagcagcatcagcaacaacaacaacaacaacaccaagCTTCAACACCTCATGCCATGGAATACAGAGGTTCCGAGGCTGGCATCTACTCTGATATAATGGAAACCTTCTTAGATTGA